CATCTTTGCTTcatcacagaaataaatgaGAGACAACAATAATGAGGTAATGGTGCAAaagatgaattttattttgtagttcttgtttttcattaagCATGAAGACAGCAGGCAACTAAAAGTGTGATCTCTAGGGCTGTTTAAAAGTGGACTCATTTAGTATGATAGTTTGCTAACAGCAAAGAGATTTTAAGATTGATATATGGTGTTGGTAAGGGGTAGTGGAAATATAAACAAGGTGACTAGGAATGCCAAAGACAAGCATCACTTGTAAGCTGCTGTTGCAATTATTGCACACTTTCATATCTTGAGATGAAACTCACCTGTTTTGAAAGAGATGTTTTTGTCAGAAGGATCACTGTACTCCTCCAGCATCGCAAGATAGAGAATACCAAAAGTATTGATGCTGCCAAAAACAGTTCCGTTGGTGCACATGGATGTAAAACAAACCACCCACCCATATCCTCCATCTGGCTGAACCTGGGTCGAAGTTAGGGAgtcatttttatgacatttcCCTGCTTTCTGGGGAGGTTCATCAGACACATGAGTTTGGCTTTTGTTCTTCCCCATTGCGGTACTTTCTCAGAGGGGTGTGTCGTGCGTTCAAATTGACATATATGTCTTCTACACAAGAGTCTTATCAACTTTTGAGTTTTCTTGCTTACTGCTaaagcctcctcctcctctcattTTGTGGTCTGAATAACAGAAGGTATGCATTGATTCTTTGACACCTGATCGATCTTCCCTGCTTTTGCATTTGCAACTCGACCATGAAACAGTTTAAGATTTTATTAATCAGGTAAATGGCAATTGTCAATGAATTCTCAAAGGTCAGAAGTTGAAAAGTCAAGTGTCACGGCTTGACACGCTAGGTGAAAGGTTGTCTTTTTGATTTTCCGCAGCTACCACACACATGAAGCAATAACTTGAACTATAGCTATAAAGTTTTCAGCGGAGAAAGTAATTCATTCGACCTTCAGCATGGGTGGCTCTTCGTTGAAGGAATATCCGATATGGAAAGCATCGCACTACGCTGGCAAAGGCTCATTTCGCTGTGTCAGCTGGCCGctcttgcagcagacgacactgcatCATCTCGTACGTCTGCATCACTTGAGTGTGGTTCACAAGCTACTGGTGTCCAGTGTCAAGAAATCTGTACGAGTTAGTCTCCAGGTGAGTTCCTTGCACTATCGACAAGATCGAGCGACTCCCGCCCCCTCGATGTGCCTCTCACCTCCTATCGTGAACTTTATCACTTGTTCGCAGCCAACGCACTTTGTACGTGCGCAGAAGATAAAACTCGCGCTGGAAAGCTGTTCTCCCGGTTTATTACAGACGACTAACAGCACTCCGACCATGGACGGGATATTAATTCGCACTCCGAGGGTCAACGGACGGGAAAAACGGGACGAAGAGAGGGAGGGTAGACtttcaggtcaaaggtcacgaaTAAAGCGTGTGTGATCAACTTCTATGAGCCGCGTGATTTAATTGTCTTTGTGTTGCGTTCtgaagagggagagaaggtttagattaaaaaaattattatgttaACATGTTTTTGGTTTGTCTGTATGCGATATGCATTATTGTACCTACCTGTgtattgtttatacatttatgtatatCAGTAAATAGCATGAACTGATTCTTAATTCATATTAGTCCTGCTCTACTTCAGTGAGGAAATGCGCTAAATTCTTGCATGACTcattatatttaaattgtatGGTAGAAGAAGGTTGAATGAATTcgagtataaatatataattcagAAAtctgtgagaaagagagaggaagggtgGGGATCACAGTCGAGTATAGTCCAACATTCACAACGCTGAATAATATAAATATGGAACGTgatatttacatgttttcatGCGCtcctcttttctgttttgtgtctgGAATGTATATAACCACGGACGTGTAAGACAATTAAGTTCCTGATATAATTAACTCTCTTAATTTGACCTGCGAACTGACTGGATCTACAGACTGGATGTCGATCGCTCTCGCGTGCTTCACTCGCTTCTGCAGCGAACTTGAGTTGCagtaaataaactgaagtgacgATCCCCGTTTTCGCTGTTTAATATGATAATattccttcattttcttaagattttctcagtatattcttaatatttttctgatgtcaCCGATCCTTGTTTTCTGGAGTCGTCGCCGTtagatctacagtgatcgcccttgACTGGTAGAACGCAGCGAGCCTTCACTTTGTTCTTCGTTTTACATCTTTCTGACTATTtcttgcatgtgtatgtgagagagagagaatggagaagcgctttgagcctacctttgaTGGGTGTGCCAAGCGCTtttaatcaactttattttataacGGTCTCAGATGGCGGCGGAAACATGGCGGCACAGTGATGTCGGCCTGATTATTCTTTTGTTCTGCGCCTGCTGTTTGAGATGACGAGCTATGTCCATTATATATGTGCATAAACACCAGTGAGAGCAGTATAGTGTGTGCAAGTATGAGTGTGATCAGTATATTAATTGCCGATTAAGTAGCGCCCACCATAAAGTCAAATTCCTATATAATGCAGCGTCATCTCTTTTTATGAGAACAACATTAACACGACAACGTGATGTGATCACTATGAACATGGCAATGTAAAATGTGAACAATATGCACATGATAGCGTGATATGTTATCAGTTGTGAACATGTGTGAACAAATAATCGGGAGAAATGTTACTGTACTGGGTCACCTTTCTTATGATATTTGGAGAGCGAGCGAGAGTTTGAAGTAGAAAGAAGGGAAGGGGTGGGGTAGTGAACGTTTTCTATTGACACTTCACTTACACAGCCGAGCTCCAGGGTTAGTTCAACATACGCCTTATTGTACGCgcatatatttgtatatactgTCAATGATTGGAACAGGAAAGAGGACTGCTACATTATATGTGTGATCACGATCGAAAGAGGGACGGTTGATTAGGGTGGTCGGCATACATCCACAAGGATTTCGCCAGCTGAGCAGTCGTGACTAGGAATAAGGCTTAGGCAAAATGAAGTCACATGCACGAACCCACACTAGCTGTAAGTCTGTCGCTATAAATGAGACCTTTAACCTGGCAGTTGTCGGGGAAAGGTCGTCTAGTTTGGGTAGTGATGCATCACGCGGTGTCACGCGCACGCCCACGAGGGTGTAAGAGAGGAGGGTGCACTTGAGTGTTCGGCAGTTTATGACCTCGACAATAGTATGTTAAATCATTTCGTGTCACTTTTACGTTACACTTGAACGGTGATAGGGGCAAATATAAGCCGGTAGGAAATTCTAGGagaaaataattacactaaACAATAATTCACACGACTAACAATGAACACGCATGTATATATAGTGTCTGGTGGCTGTCTAATTGCTGCTATTCTGAACAGTATGAGGTAAGTTCTAGGCATCATACGTAACAAAGTATGAGGCTTATGAGCCAAGTTTATTGTtggcagaagagaaaaacatttccaacagagcatgtaaaacatttgctaatctttgtttacataaaacaacaaactacacTCTCTCAATGTAACAGGTTTCGTGCTACTCATTAttacattctctttctttatcttttctctGTCACACGTGGATGAGGATGggagatcgagagagagagagctgaatTCACTAAGGGTTCTGAAATATGCACGAACACTCGTcttcacgcacgcacacacacacacgtacgggTGTCTCAGCAACTGCCATCAAAGGACAAGCGTACTGTTACAACTGGCGGCTACAGTGGACAACAAAGCACAGCCAACATGCAAAGGTTAAAGTTTCAAGTAGTTTCTGGCGTCAGCGCGGTCACGTGATTGTGTCTTAGATGCTCGCGCGTAGACCTTGTCACCGGAACTCACGTCGCCAGTACGTCACCGACAGCAAGTGGATGAGAGTAGCAGTTCCTGCCGTCAGCGTGCAAAGCCTTGCGCCATTGCCAGCCAGCAACATGTCGTGGAAAAACAATCAGAAACAGTTCGGTCACCGAGCTACTGGATGTATATCGACAGCAGTTATGTagctgcaaatatatatatactgttaaACTTTACAGTTCTCATTTCCCCTCTTACTTTGGATCTCCTGATCAGCCCCTTGTTTAGAGTAGCTTCGTTAGTGATTTTCAACACTACGGTACGTTCCTTTCTTATATTTGAGGAAGATCGAGAACGCTACCTGAAGCATACAATGATTATGTGTATGGACCGCCAAGCATTAGTCCCACGTCTCCCGAATGTGGTTGCAAAATGATGCTCACAGCTGTGCATTCTTACGTGAATCATTCTGCgattattcatttattctgcCTTAAAAAATTACTCTATAAACTAAAACAGTAACCATGTCAttgcttcattaaaaaaaaaaaaaacaccaaccaacaaacaaaatcttgcacaaaacatgtttgaaaaaGATAGTAAACTGTAATTCAATATGCTAAACACTGTGTGTTACGATTAATGCTCTCGGCTGTAGGTGAGACCTTTTAGAGCAGCAGCTAAGGTGCCATCCATAATAAATCAGGGCGGACATTAAAATCTGTCCATTCTGATTTATTATGAAAGGCAAAAGCCAGAAAAAGTGGATTTCTGCTGCTGCTCTCTAAAGTTCTCACCTGAAGCCGAGGGCATTAACCATTGAGCAAAAGGACatctgccttaaaaaaaaaaaaaaaaaaaaaaaaatccaaggcATTCTATTTGATATCTATTAGTACAATGATAGTAGCATCACTTCAAGTGTTTCATCTGTCAAGCACAAATGTCCCCACCCTCAACCCCTTCGCAAGATAGGTGGGAGTAGATTATTCTTCGATTTTAGCAACAATCACCCACTGACTCTCTCGATAAACTGTGACCTACTGACCTAGTTCTCGATATCACGCGCCACACGTCATGACACTAGGAGGGAGGAGAAAGGCTGATGACGAAGGTCAGCGTGACCTGTGCTCCACATGCATCATGCGTGCAATATCAAGAATAACCGACTATAAAAACCTAAACCACTGAAAGATGACTGTGCTCACGTTCCTTGTCCATCAGCAACTCGACCATTGCTCTTGATTACATCAGACATATTTCTGGCATGCCAGGAACTATATAATTTTTGCTCTTAACATCTGACACTTTCTTTCCAGGTTTAAAACTAAACATGtctgaaagatttattttttgttggctTGGTtacattgaaaaattaaaatcaaacaaaaattaattctgaCGTTTGTAAGCATCTAAATTTATCTACAAGATTTAATGAAAATCGAAAACTGTTAGAGCTCCAGACAATAAGGTTAGCAGTATATAGCTGtggtgttgttttttggtttttggtttttgcaaAGATATTTTATAGGAGGAAACTTACTGAAAAATGAATAGATTTCATGTCACTTATTAAGTGGATCTTCCTAAGCCGTTATTCTTGTAGATTGACTGCTGAAGACATAACAGACATTACATTAACCGTCAAAACAGTCTCCTAGAATACTGCAAAGGTCAAACTCATACCatatgtttttattacattttgcaaGAGACTGTTACCCATTGCTGGAAATAAGATAGAGAAACTTTtggttatgtgtgtgtggctttaaaacagttttaggcGATCTCCTCATCGTTCTATTTTGTGATGAAAGTCAGTCTCGTTGCCGATGTACATTGTCCAGATATTGGTGACTTCCAGACAGATCCTTTCCAGGTAGGCGGCCGGCCAGGTAAAGCTGTTACTGAAGCCGATTATTCTGTCAGCGTGGCAGTCGCCTGGTAATCATTGTTCTCCTCTAACTGATACTTATCGCACGGCTTTTGAAAACTGAGCACCAGAGCACAACAGGTGTTTCATTCTTTTCCGACGCACCTGTTCTTCCTTAACCCAGCGCATACGTtcgtgcgcttgtgtgtgtgtgcgcgcgcgtgcgtgctggGGAAGGAGGATACGTGCACTGCACGAGAAAGATGTCATCGctgaaaaatagtttaattgGAGGCTAATCAGGAGACTTTTATCTTCATGACTAAATGCATCTTTAGTTCGAGGCCTTGACAGCATTGCTTAGTCCTCGATCATCAAAGCGCTCCAATCTGTTTCTCATGCACGGCCATAGTAACCATGACAACTGGCGGCAGATTTCTCTTACCAGCTGTGTCCcagtcacatacacacacgtcaTCCCACTTTATAACATTTTTCCACGCATATAATTCCTGTCGCAGTATAAATATTTGCTAAACAGATTAAGGAAAACAACGTTGGCATCAGTTGGAATCGACTCAAGCAATGATGACGTCGGCACTCAGAACGTTGGATCCCACAGACCGTTGCTGACCAGGCTGCTGTCCTCCGACGTATATACGTATCGTACCTGAAACACGTACATACAAACAGATTGTTTATACGTATCGTACTTGAAACACGGCACACAAATAGTTTACTCATGTGAAAATTTTGTCTGAACAGAAGCTTCCAAATGTAAATTGTCCTTAAAACATgcttctgaaaaaataataataatagggtTGGCGGTACTGGGGCTGAAAAGTTGTAGTTCCGCAGGAATGCATTTGAACAACTACTGTTCACTATACAGTTTGCAATGAGCATGAACATATCTTCTCTATGTGTGCACAAGTGCGACTGTACTTTACCTATGCTTTTCGACATTAATATTAGGTCACGGCCTAGGATAGTTTTATTACTCATGGAAAATGCTGCTCCCCCGTCTAGCTCAACGCATGGCATTGATTTACATCTCATTGTCTCCTGAGTATTACTGACTGAGTACAACTCGATGACTTTATTATCCTCGAAGGACAGCATGTTTGTTACAGTTTGAGAGCAGAAGTCTACCTGGAAGGGTCTCCCAGCCGCTGTCTGTGTAAACAGCCAGGAATTGTGATGGTACCATCAGGTTCAGGGTCACAGCTTGGCCAGAGGTCAAGGCTGTACGTGACACAGCCACAAGCTGTAGGTTAAGGGTCGGCACTGGGTAGTTTACCCATGTAATGTAGACCTGTGTAACCTGTTAAAGATACAATCCAGCGTTGAAGTTTCGAACTGTAACAATATATCGTCAGTAGAAGCCATGtcacagaaaaatgtgtgaCACAGAGACACGAAAAATAGGTGGACGAAGGGGCGGGGAACAAACTGAATTACAGTAAATGACTATCATATGTATCTGCAGAGTGATGGGTGTATTTTAGTCTCTCTTAACCCCAGATGATTTGGGGCCTGGTATAAGGTGTCAGTCAATGCCCTATATATATGGCTTGCACTCACGCACTTATgattcacatacaatagatacAATATCACTACATTCACATGCAGTAATTTCTCACCAAACCTTTTACAGAAATTTAACAAGTTTGCTTTAAATCAAAATCTGAGTAAGACAGCTTTAAGTACACTTTATTAATTCCACTGGCCATGATATCTGTGTCAACCAAGGACGACCTAAATGTGCACCAAGTACACCTACTAtatattgttgttgctgttgttgtgtgcAAATAATTCGGAAAACGTTATTcgatgtatttatgtatgttgcCAACACAATAACATCACAAGTCAGCAGTTCAGTCTACAAAGATCCATGGCGACAGTAGAAGCAACAATTAAGGCCTCTATAGGCTTTAAATGTTTACCTCATCCGCAGAGTACAGTCCCGTGTTGTTGACGGTAACCTGAAGCAACAGGTCCTGACCCGGGTTCACAGTAGGCGGCGTCTTGAGGTCACTGTAGGTGAAGGTCGTATATGACAGGCCGTAGCCAAAAGGATACAGAGTCTGGCCTTCCAAGTACCGGTAGGTTCTGCCAGCCATTGAGTAGTTCACCATGTCTGGAATCTGttccccccacccaaaaaaaattaaaaaaaaatacttagtTCTGTTCAGTAGCAAACCTTGTTATAGAAAGGATGTTTGTGTGCATCACTATTTCTAGAGTAGCAAGAAAAAGAGAGTTTCTGTAGCCCTGAAAGTTTATCCAACAAAGACGGAGTATTTACGTAATCAATATACTACTGTTTATTACTATAGAAAGCACCTAACCAGTGTGTCTACCCATATAATAGGTGTGGGTCCTCTGACCTGTGATGCCAACAGTGGCCAGGTAGCGGGGAGACGCGCTGCAGGGGAGCTAACTCCGTCGTAGTTAGTCAAGACGCGATAGAGTGCTGTCCCCGTGGCCTGAGCAGGGTAGAAGCATTCCAGTATGGCCACCACAGCCGGGCTTTCGTCTGCCCAAGTGATGTTGAGCGGCCCCGCGTTAAACAGCAGCAGGACCACCGGTGCCCCGTTACCTTTGGGAATATTTAGTTAGTGTTGATGATTCAGTTTGGTTAATATGTGTAATTGTCCGTCTTTTAATATTCCAGTGTTCAGTCTTGGTGTGCTTACAATGAAGATAGTTACTGACTTTATTGTTACTAGATCTTAAACATGGGTACATTCGGGTAACATATGCTAAGCACAGCTCATACagttccccaccccaccatctctgtcagacacaaacacacagaacgTACTGAAAGCCACGGCGTCCTGCAGCAGTTGCAGCTGTTGCCCTGGCAACTCAATGTCGGTGCGATCATGGCCTTCGCTTTCGATCTGATTGTCTAGAAAAtttggcgaaaaaaaaaatcagtgaatgAAGAGCCCGATAAAAGCAAacgattaagaaaaaaaaacgtacATTATTTTTGACAATTCAAAGTAAATTATTCAGACAACAAGTCAATTATTCAGATAATGACCACACGGATCTATGCAACACTGACATCGTCATCGGTACACGTGACCACAGCGGTTCTAGCGGCAACCCAAGAAATGAACAGTTCCTTGCTACAAAATCACCCATCGACATTACTCCTCTTCCCTCCTTCCACAGACAGACATCACCCGTACTACTATTTCGCATACCGAGTAACAATTATTTGTGCCAAGAGTTTAATAACTGCATGGTTTGCCTCAACTCAAGCATCACCACCGAAAGCTCACCAGTGCCAAGGCACACGAACACGATGTCTGCTCCATCCACtacggtttttatttttgacggGTCGTAGTGGACACATCTGGCGTCACTACACCCGTCAATGCTGACGACCAAGTCACCCAACGGACTCAAACCCTGGAGTGGGGAGACTGTCAGAGTCTCGTTAATTGTAGGATAGTGATCTCCATAGAGACTGGTGATGTTGTTTGACAGCGGTCCTACGATCtgtggacagagagagaagtgaTGTCTTATTGGACTTCTTGTCAGATAATGATACTAAGGTAAGCTATGAACAAATtcaaattgaaattaaaataaaatacatgtaatattttgtgataaaataaaatggacttcaacaataattattttttccttattaGTTTATTTGAGATACTCACAGAAACTCTGttaaatacagattttttcAACGGTAGAAAGCTGTTGCGGTTTTTAAGCAGTACAAAGCTTTTCATGGCGGCTTCCAGTGCTAGAGCCTGGTGGTCGGGGCTCTGGATGATGGACAGGTCCAGGTCTGTGTAGGGGTTCATTGAGGGAGGGTCAAACTCTCCCAGGCGCATGCGCGTGTAGAAAAGAGGTTTAGCTCTCTCACGAACCTTGTCCTCTGGTATCTGGCCCGATTCCACACCTTGCACTGTTCGGCATTAACAAACAAGCCAAAAGagtgtagttttattttacaacagGACACATTATCGAATATATGACAAAGCTGTGAAAATGTTTAGTATAACTATAGtaatatgttttataaacataattCTGTATTCCACAGCTTTTTCTGACAAACTTACCAATGTAAGTGAAGACTCCCTGCACATTGTTGCGAGAAACCTCCAGGTTGCAGCCAGCGTCGATGGCCTCTGCAGCAGCCGTGATGTTGTCAGCGACGTAGTGGTGGTCAGTAATCATGTGCTCCAGCGCCCCCTCATCACTGACCACGTAGCCAGTGAAGCCCCAGTCGTCGCGGAGGATGTCCGTCAGCAGCTTCTTGTTGGCGCAGGCAGGAACACCGTTAATGCTGGAACATTTCGCGGCAACAAGTTTTACAGAAGCTACGGCAACAATGGTTATAtctaaaaagagaaaatttcttATGTCtaatagaaaatgaaagagggCGGAGCGTTTGGCGCTGCTACTCAGATCGTCGCCTTTACTGCTTGTAAGCTCTAGGACTTACAAAGTTATACTAACGATTTATACTTGCATGGACCTTTACTTACGTTTACTAACACTATGCCAAAGCAAGTGCCGTTGATtttcgaaaataaaaataaaaggatgtcTTGCGTCAGGTACACAATGTTGGCAGGAGCAGAAGTTCTCACCTGTTGTAGCTGCACATGAGACTGTAGGTGCCGGCATTAACGCAAGCCTTGAAGGCAGGTAAGAATGTCGTCTGCCAGTCCCTGTCGGACACCTGTTTGATCACAGAATAAACTGAAGTTGTGATCGAGTGTTAAAAGAAAGATCAGTTCTTGAAGACGAGGTTGATGATTGATTTGACTTTATaatctcatttacattttggTTTGTGTGATAGTCCTCGATACCAACATACTCCTGCATTTGAATATTGAAAAATTCTAAAACCATAAAAAGGGGAACAATTGAACGAAAAGGAAAGAGGGATGAGTAAAGGAGGGacggaagaaaagaagaatggaTAGAGAcgaagtgaaaagaaaaagagtgaaagaagtGAAAAGCGAGGAGTTACCTGGGCATTAAAAGCAAACCTGGAGACAGGGATGTTCTCCGGTCCCCCATGAACATCAAAGTGCTTGCAGCCCGCGTTAGTCAGAATGTAACGCGTGTCATTTCCTTGGAGACCATGTACGTAGCTGGTTGCTAGGATACCGCTAAGTATTGGGTCTTCACCATATGTTTCCTAATAATAGACATAACGTTAGTACAAATAGTCACagaacattttacacacacacacgtggctGTGAACACTGGAAAGGTCTGAAATGATTTACCAAATGCCATTGACTATGGGGCAGAAAACTATTTCCTGTCCACATACCCGTTTTGTATGTTTAAGAGTGTCACAGGTAGCCGGAGCTCCCATCTGGGGTGTCTTACCTGGTTGCGGCCCCACCTGGGGTCCCTCATGATGTTGATGACGGGCGAGAAGCAGCTGAGGCCGCGGTGGTCGCCGTACAGCCCGTGTTTGGTGTAGTTGTTGTATTTGGCCCTGACCTCTAGCCCTGTGGCACGTGCTACTCGCTCCAATAGGTCGGGGCTGCACGTTAATTAATAAGGAATATAGGGGcttcaaatgaataaatgtaaaaatcttCAATAGGTCTAATGAAAGATTTTTCCCCTCACAAAGATTTTTCCCCTCACAAATCCTGCAAGGCACAGAGCtagtaaaaaaatgaaaatactgcAAAGTCCAGAGGGTGAGGGAGACCGAGGCCGATTTACCTGAAAGATGCCGCAAGACCCAGAGCCTGAGGGAAAGAAGTTGCAGGTCCGGCATTGATGTCTCCTCTCATACACTCTGTATTCCACGAGTACGGCCCCACCCCCAGGCGGGGTATAGGAGGGGCGGGGCTGACGGCAGGGCCGTGACCCCCAAACGCCATCTGCGACTGCAGCTCCTCCAGCGTCAGCAAGGACACCAGATTATCTACCCTTGTGTCCCATGGAAGGGACACGTTGCGGAAAGGGTAGTCTCCCGTTGTCAAGTGAACAAAGGTGAagatgaagacaggaaagacTCCACAAGTTAgagtcattttaaaatgattctgaaagaaaactccataaatgctataaaaatattttcgaaaGCATCAACACTGGTCATTACGCTTAGCTAATaggtacgcacacacacagacataagaCAAGTAATAGACTGTGAAGCAAAATGTCTGTGTAGAAACAGCTATTACAGATCAGTAAATGTTCTCAGTCGAgatgaatgtgtgagagagagagggttgaTGCATAGACCTTGCTT
The sequence above is a segment of the Pomacea canaliculata isolate SZHN2017 linkage group LG6, ASM307304v1, whole genome shotgun sequence genome. Coding sequences within it:
- the LOC112565724 gene encoding probable beta-D-xylosidase 2 isoform X1, translating into MSLTGGVFPVFIFTFVHMTTGDYPFRNVSLPWDTRVDNLVSLLTLEELQSQMAFGGHGPAVSPAPPIPRLGVGPYSWNTECMRGDIDAGPATSFPQALGLAASFSPDLVERVARATGLEVRAKYNNYTKHGLYGDHRGLSCFSPVINIMRDPRWGRNQETYGEDPILSGILATSYVHGLQGNDTRYILTNAGCKHFDVHGGPENIPVSRFSFDAQNHFKMTLTCGVFPVFIFTFVHLTTGDYPFRNVSLPWDTRVDNLVSLLTLEELQSQMAFGGHGPAVSPAPPIPRLGVGPYSWNTECMRGDINAGPATSFPQALGLAASFSPDLLERVARATGLEVRAKYNNYTKHGLYGDHRGLSCFSPVINIMRDPRWGRNQETYGEDPILSGILATSYVHGLQGNDTRYILTNAGCKHFDVHGGPENIPVSRFAFNAQVSDRDWQTTFLPAFKACVNAGTYSLMCSYNSINGVPACANKKLLTDILRDDWGFTGYVVSDEGALEHMITDHHYVADNITAAAEAIDAGCNLEVSRNNVQGVFTYIVQGVESGQIPEDKVRERAKPLFYTRMRLGEFDPPSMNPYTDLDLSIIQSPDHQALALEAAMKSFVLLKNRNSFLPLKKSVFNRVSIVGPLSNNITSLYGDHYPTINETLTVSPLQGLSPLGDLVVSIDGCSDARCVHYDPSKIKTVVDGADIVFVCLGTDNQIESEGHDRTDIELPGQQLQLLQDAVAFSNGAPVVLLLFNAGPLNITWADESPAVVAILECFYPAQATGTALYRVLTNYDGVSSPAARLPATWPLLASQVRGPTPIIWVDTLIPDMVNYSMAGRTYRYLEGQTLYPFGYGLSYTTFTYSDLKTPPTVNPGQDLLLQVTVNNTGLYSADEVTQVYITWVNYPVPTLNLQLVAVSRTALTSGQAVTLNLMVPSQFLAVYTDSGWETLPGTIRIYVGGQQPGQQRSVGSNVLSADVIIA
- the LOC112565724 gene encoding probable beta-D-xylosidase 2 isoform X2, with product MSLTGGVFPVFIFTFVHMTTGDYPFRNVSLPWDTRVDNLVSLLTLEELQSQMAFGGHGPAVSPAPPIPRLGVGPYSWNTECMRGDIDAGPATSFPQALGLAASFSPDLVERVARATGLEVRAKYNNYTKHGLYGDHRGLSCFSPVINIMRDPRWGRNQETYGEDPILSGILATSYVHGLQGNDTRYILTNAGCKHFDVHGGPENIPVSRFSFDAQNHFKMTLTCGVFPVFIFTFVHLTTGDYPFRNVSLPWDTRVDNLVSLLTLEELQSQMAFGGHGPAVSPAPPIPRLGVGPYSWNTECMRGDINAGPATSFPQALGLAASFSPDLLERVARATGLEVRAKYNNYTKHGLYGDHRGLSCFSPVINIMRDPRWGRNQETYGEDPILSGILATSYVHGLQGNDTRYILTNAGCKHFDVHGGPENIPVSRFAFNAQVSDRDWQTTFLPAFKACVNAGTYSLMCSYNSINGVPACANKKLLTDILRDDWGFTGYVVSDEGALEHMITDHHYVADNITAAAEAIDAGCNLEVSRNNVQGVFTYIVQGVESGQIPEDKVRERAKPLFYTRMRLGEFDPPSMNPYTDLDLSIIQSPDHQALALEAAMKSFVLLKNRNSFLPLKKSVFNRVSIVGPLSNNITSLYGDHYPTINETLTVSPLQGLSPLGDLVVSIDGCSDARCVHYDPSKIKTVVDGADIVFVCLGTDNQIESEGHDRTDIELPGQQLQLLQDAVAFSNGAPVVLLLFNAGPLNITWADESPAVVAILECFYPAQATGTALYRVLTNYDGVSSPAARLPATWPLLASQIPDMVNYSMAGRTYRYLEGQTLYPFGYGLSYTTFTYSDLKTPPTVNPGQDLLLQVTVNNTGLYSADEVTQVYITWVNYPVPTLNLQLVAVSRTALTSGQAVTLNLMVPSQFLAVYTDSGWETLPGTIRIYVGGQQPGQQRSVGSNVLSADVIIA